The Phycisphaerales bacterium sequence AGGCGCGCACGGGCGGGCAGCGCTTCGGCGAAATGGAAGTGTGGGGCCTCGAGGCGTACGGCGCCGCGTATGTGCTGCAGGAGTTGCTCACCGTCAAGAGCGACGACGTTGAGGGCCGCACCAAGATTTACGAATCGATGGTCAAAGGCACCAACTCGCTCGAGGCGGGCATGCCCGTGGCGTTCGACGTCCTGTGCAACGAGATTCGCGGCCTGGGCATGAACGTGACGCTGGAGAAGAAGCCCATCGAGAGCGCGGCGATCCTCTGATGCGCGGACGCCGGGGCGTGCGGAGTTGAATTGAGTCTCAGATCAGACGGAAGTTCAGAGAAAGGACGTGCGGCGGTCAACGGTGGCGGATCACCCGGTTGTCAACGCAGTTCGATACGCACTCGAATACGCCGGGCTGGGCAGCAGGATTGCCCCGTTCCCGATTCGAAGGCTGGCTCGGCCGTGGACACGCAGTGAGTTGCCGCCGGCCGGGAATCTGAGGGCCGCGCCGCCGGACTATGTCGGAGTCGGAACGCAGAAAAGCGGCACCTCGTGGTGGGCCGGGCTCATTGAAGCCCATCCGCAGGTGGCGCCAAACCTCTTCAAGCGAAAGGAGATGCACTACCTCACGCATTTCTTCGAGCGGCCGATGACGGTCGGCGACATCGAGACGTATCACGCCGCATTCGCCCGGCCGCAAGGCAGGCTGTGCGGCGAGTGGACTCCGAACTATCTCGCCAGTCCTTACACGATTCGCCGTCTGCAGCAGGCCGCTCCGAACGCCCGGGTGCTCGTGATGTTTCGCGAACCCGTCTCGCGATACGAGTCGGGATTCAACCACGAGTACAAGCAGCGCTTCGGCGCGATGCTGGCCCCTCGGGTTCGGCGCGAAGTGATGAAGAGGTACGCCCTGCGAAAAGAGTCTATCTGGAACGGCATGTATGCCGCCCAGTGCGACACGTTGCTGCGAGTCATTCCGCGAGAGCGGCTGCTGGTGCTCCAGTACGAGCAGTGCAAAACGCAGCCGCGGGAGATGATCGCCCGCACGTACCGGTTCCTCGGGCTCGACGATTCGTTCGTGCCCGAAGGGATGGAAACGCCGGTGAATGTGCAGCGTCAGGTGACGGATTCGCTGGGAGATGAGACGAGAGAGCTGCTCGCCGAAGTCTACCTCGACGACGTGCGGCGACTGAAGGCGATGTTTCCGGATGAGATCGACCTGAACCTCTGGCCGGGATTTGAAAGTGCGGCCGGCGACTGACCGGCCGCTGACGACGAGTGATGAACGCCACGCGGCCCTTGCCGCGACTAAGAACAACGACCTGCGACAGGAAGCGCCATGTCCGAATCTTTCTACGATCGCGTGAACGACTACGCCAGTGTGAAGGTCATGCTCGCCAGCCCGACCGACATCCGGTCGTGGTCGTTCGGCGAGGTGAAGAAGCCCGAGACGATCAACTACCGCACCTACCGCCCTGAGAAGGACGGCTTGTTCTGCGAGCGCATCTTCGGCCCCGAGCGCGACTACGAGTGCGCGTGCGGCAAGTACAAGGGCACGAAGTACAAGGGCATCATCTGCGATCGCTGCGGCGTGAAGGTGACGCACTCGCGCGTCCGCCGCAAGCGCATGGGGCACATCAACCTCGCCTCGCCGATCGTGCACATCTGGTTCTTCAAGGCGCTCCCGAGCCGCCTGGGCAACCTGCTGGGCATGAAGACGAGCGACCTCGAGAAGATCATCTACTTCCAGGACTACGTCGTGCTCGATCCGGGCGACACGCCGCTCGAGTACCGGCAGATGCTCACGGAAGACGAGTTCCGCGTCGCCTCCGAGCAGTACGGCTCGGCATTCAAAGCCAAGATGGGCGCCGAGGCTGTGCGCGAACTCATCGAGCGACTCAACCTCCATACCGAGGCTGCGGCGATCCGCGAAGACCTCAGCAAGACCCGCAGCAAGCAGAAGATCAAGGACTTCTCCAAGCGCCTCAAGCTCATCGAGCAGATTCGCGGCAGCGAGAACGATCCGACCTGGATGGTCATGGACGTGATCCCCGTGATCCCGCCCGAACTGCGCCCGCTCGTGCTGCTCGAGAGCGGCAACTTCGCCACCAGCGATCTCAACGACCTGTACCGGCGCATCATCAACCGCAACAACCGCCTCAAGAAGCTCATGGACCTCAACGCGCCCGAGGTCATCATCCGCAACGAGAAGCGCATGCTGCAGCAGGCAGTCGATGCGCTGTTTGACAACGGCCGCTGCCGGCGCCCGGTGCTCGGATCGAGCGGCCGGCCGCTCAAGAGCCTCACAGACATGATCAAGGGCAAGCAGGGCCGCTTCCGCGAGAACCTGCTGGGCAAGCGCGTGGACTACTCGGCCCGCTCGGTCATCGTCGTCGGTCCGGAACTGAAACTCAATCAGTGCGGCCTTCCCAAGAAGATCGCGCTCGAACTCTACCAGCCCTTCATCATCCGCAAGTTGAAGGAGCACGGGTTCGCTGACACGATCAAGAGCGCCAAGCGCATGCTCGAGCGGCGCGACCCGGAGGTGTGGGACATCCTCGAAGAGGTGATCTACCAGCACCCCGTGCTGCTGAATCGCGCTCCGACGCTGCACCGCATGGGCATTCAGGCGTTTGAGCCGGTGCTCGTCGAGGGCAACGCGATCCGGATTCACCCGCTCGTATGCCACGGCTTCAACGCCGACTTCGATGGCGACCAGATGGCCGTGCACCTGCCGCTGTCGATCGAGGCGCAGGCGGAAGCGCACGTGCTCATGCTCTCGACGAACAACATCTTCTCGCCGGCGAGCGGTCGTCTGGTGATGCCGCCCAGCCAGGACATCGTGCTGGGCGTGTACTACATCACGGCGATCCAGCCGACGGAGAAGGAAGATTCGCAACTGCGCTTCTTCAAGGATCCGATGGACGCGATGCTGGCGCTGGATCACGGCCAGATCCAGACGCACGAGCCGATCTGGGTTCGCCTGCCGCACGTGACGGAAGTCGTCAACGCGCAGAACGGTCCGGTGGAGATCATCAAGCCGGGCACGCGAATCCGCACGACGGTGGGGCGGTGCATTCTCAACGACATCCTGCCCAACGGCGTGCCTTTCTACAACTGCACGCTGGCCAAGAAGGGCGGCAGCCGCGTCATCGACGACACGTTTGCACGGCTCGGCCGCTCGGCGACGCTCGATCTGCTCGACGGCCTCAAGGAACTGGGCTTCAAGCAGTCCACGCTGGCCGGGCTGTCGTTCGGCATCACCGACCTGCGCATTCCCAAGGCCAAGTACGAACTTATCGACGCCACGCAGAAGCGAGTCGACCAGGTGGAGCGCGCTTATGAAGCGGGCGCCATCACCGAGCGCGAGCGTTACAACCAGTTGCTCGACCTTTGGGCGCATTGCCGCGAAGAGGTCACCAAGCACCTCGTGGAAACGCTCAAGCACGACCGGCGCGATGAAGACGGCAACCCGGTGCCGCTCGATTCCAAGCAAGGCAAGCTTTACCTCAACCCCGTGTATCTCATGAGCGACTCGGGCGCCCGCGGTAACATCAGCCAGATGCAGCAGCTGGCGGGCATGCGCGGCCTGATGAGCAAGCCCAGCGGCGAGATCATCGAGACGCCCATCAAGGCCAACTTCCGCGAAGGCCTGAGCGTGCTCGAATACTTCTCGTCCACCCACGGCGCCCGCAAGGGACTGGCGGACACGGCGCTCAAGACGGCCGACTCGGGTTACCTCACCCGCAAGTTGTGCGACGTGGCCCAGTCGGTGATCGTTATCGAAAGCGACTGCGGCACGAAGAAGGGCATCGCCAAGCGTGCCGTGTACAAGGGCGAAGAAGTGGACGTCCCGCTGCGCGAGGTGATCCTCGGCCGCACGAGTTGCCAGGCGATCATCAATCCGATGACCGACGAGAACATCGTCGAGGCGGGTCAGATCATCGACGCCGACCGCGCCGCCCGCATCGAGGAGCTGGGCATCGACACGCTTGAAGTGCGCAGCCCGCTCACGTGCGACACGGCGATGGGCATCTGCTCGAAGTGCTACGGCATGGATCTGTCCACGGGCGACCTGGTCGAAAGCGGGCTGGCCGTGGGCATCATCGCCGCCCAGTCCATCGGCGAGCCGGGCACGCAGCTCACCATGCGGACGTTCCACACCGGCGGTGTGGCGCAGCGCACGCTCGTCGAGACGTCTCACAAGGCCTCGGCCGCCGGCACCGTCGAACTCGTTGACTGCAACGAAGTCGAGGTGGAAGACGACCAGGGTAACCTCGTGCTCACCGCGCTCAAGCGCAACG is a genomic window containing:
- a CDS encoding sulfotransferase, with product MRRSTVADHPVVNAVRYALEYAGLGSRIAPFPIRRLARPWTRSELPPAGNLRAAPPDYVGVGTQKSGTSWWAGLIEAHPQVAPNLFKRKEMHYLTHFFERPMTVGDIETYHAAFARPQGRLCGEWTPNYLASPYTIRRLQQAAPNARVLVMFREPVSRYESGFNHEYKQRFGAMLAPRVRREVMKRYALRKESIWNGMYAAQCDTLLRVIPRERLLVLQYEQCKTQPREMIARTYRFLGLDDSFVPEGMETPVNVQRQVTDSLGDETRELLAEVYLDDVRRLKAMFPDEIDLNLWPGFESAAGD
- the rpoC gene encoding DNA-directed RNA polymerase subunit beta', which translates into the protein MSESFYDRVNDYASVKVMLASPTDIRSWSFGEVKKPETINYRTYRPEKDGLFCERIFGPERDYECACGKYKGTKYKGIICDRCGVKVTHSRVRRKRMGHINLASPIVHIWFFKALPSRLGNLLGMKTSDLEKIIYFQDYVVLDPGDTPLEYRQMLTEDEFRVASEQYGSAFKAKMGAEAVRELIERLNLHTEAAAIREDLSKTRSKQKIKDFSKRLKLIEQIRGSENDPTWMVMDVIPVIPPELRPLVLLESGNFATSDLNDLYRRIINRNNRLKKLMDLNAPEVIIRNEKRMLQQAVDALFDNGRCRRPVLGSSGRPLKSLTDMIKGKQGRFRENLLGKRVDYSARSVIVVGPELKLNQCGLPKKIALELYQPFIIRKLKEHGFADTIKSAKRMLERRDPEVWDILEEVIYQHPVLLNRAPTLHRMGIQAFEPVLVEGNAIRIHPLVCHGFNADFDGDQMAVHLPLSIEAQAEAHVLMLSTNNIFSPASGRLVMPPSQDIVLGVYYITAIQPTEKEDSQLRFFKDPMDAMLALDHGQIQTHEPIWVRLPHVTEVVNAQNGPVEIIKPGTRIRTTVGRCILNDILPNGVPFYNCTLAKKGGSRVIDDTFARLGRSATLDLLDGLKELGFKQSTLAGLSFGITDLRIPKAKYELIDATQKRVDQVERAYEAGAITERERYNQLLDLWAHCREEVTKHLVETLKHDRRDEDGNPVPLDSKQGKLYLNPVYLMSDSGARGNISQMQQLAGMRGLMSKPSGEIIETPIKANFREGLSVLEYFSSTHGARKGLADTALKTADSGYLTRKLCDVAQSVIVIESDCGTKKGIAKRAVYKGEEVDVPLREVILGRTSCQAIINPMTDENIVEAGQIIDADRAARIEELGIDTLEVRSPLTCDTAMGICSKCYGMDLSTGDLVESGLAVGIIAAQSIGEPGTQLTMRTFHTGGVAQRTLVETSHKASAAGTVELVDCNEVEVEDDQGNLVLTALKRNGELIIRDARDRELDRYKIDYGSWIRVRNGEKVRKGQVMVEWDPHRAPILAEKSGIVQFKDIEIGETVREESSGGGKAALVVIEHKGEKHPQILIADAAGNILDFHYLPAKARIEVKEGQAIKVGHMLARQPKAVAGSADIVGGLPRVTEIFEARKPKDPAIIAEISGTVELYSDKRKGKMTIRVVSEAGIEKDHHVPQDKLLLVHAGDFVNAGDPLTQGPLVPHDILRIKGDDALYTYMLEEVQNVYRAQGVPINDKHVEIILRQMLGKVRVENSGDTDLLPNEVVDKFVFRRKNEDIARYGRISDAGDTALPVGALVTKDDIREANAQAEAAGKSGAKAKRARPASAKTLLLGITKASLQSESWLSGASFQETTKVLTEAALRGAMDPLSGLKENVLLGHLIPAGTGFKLHQGIRVVPVDGAAAVEPDRGPYVEAGADGRAPVAAPPSGSTVEVVDSLQGEEVGSN